The bacterium genome contains a region encoding:
- a CDS encoding Crp/Fnr family transcriptional regulator, which translates to MPGSQAPGDGVDRFRLFQDLAGPHLHRLSSRLKVRHFRVGEFVVQMGERAETLYFLDAGAVKVSTISPTGEERILDVLKAGDTLGELFIGPADRWTALAQAVSPLTVRTIQREAFVGLMRADPIVCLNYIHHLVEQQRRIHARLEALVHSDPGLRVLALLAGLADRGERAPGDRYTLPAKLTQGDLARMIGLNRSTVSMLINAYRRRGLLGGERGTLVIHWGRVRAVLRRAGLTVAAPSGPPRGGWW; encoded by the coding sequence TTGCCTGGTTCCCAAGCGCCGGGGGACGGCGTAGATCGCTTTCGTCTCTTTCAGGACCTGGCCGGTCCGCACCTTCACCGGCTGTCCTCACGTCTGAAGGTTCGGCACTTCCGCGTCGGTGAGTTCGTGGTGCAGATGGGGGAGCGGGCGGAGACCCTCTACTTTCTGGACGCCGGTGCCGTAAAGGTCAGCACCATCTCGCCGACCGGTGAGGAGCGCATCCTCGACGTCCTCAAGGCCGGCGACACGCTTGGAGAACTCTTCATCGGCCCGGCTGATCGCTGGACGGCCTTGGCGCAGGCCGTCTCGCCGTTGACCGTCCGCACCATCCAACGGGAGGCCTTCGTCGGGCTGATGCGGGCCGATCCGATCGTCTGCCTCAATTACATCCACCATCTCGTCGAACAGCAGCGGCGGATTCATGCGCGCCTGGAGGCGCTGGTGCATTCGGATCCGGGCCTCCGCGTGCTGGCGCTGCTGGCGGGGTTGGCCGATCGGGGCGAGCGTGCGCCGGGGGACCGATATACGCTGCCGGCGAAGCTCACCCAGGGGGATCTTGCCCGCATGATCGGGTTGAACCGAAGCACCGTGAGTATGTTGATCAATGCGTACAGGCGTCGGGGGTTGTTGGGAGGGGAGCGGGGGACGCTCGTGATCCATTGGGGCCGCGTCAGGGCCGTGTTGAGACGGGCCGGCCTCACGGTCGCCGCACCCTCCGGGCCTCCGCGGGGGGGGTGGTGGTGA
- a CDS encoding FAD-dependent oxidoreductase has translation MPHYQYVIVGGGMTADAAIGGIRQADPSGTIGLIGSEAHPPYNRPPLSKAMWKGKSLDSIWRRTDRQGVDLHLGRTVRSLDAKSKRVGDDQGTIYTWDKLLLATGGAPRRLPSGGGGVIYFRTLDDYTRLRALTEQAQRFAVIGSGFIGSEIAAALAMNKKDVVMLFPGEGIGGRMFPRDLSAFLNDYYRQKGVELGAGERVMSLTPSGAGYRLAAQTGHEWVVEGVVAGVGIAPNTDLARDSGLEVDDGIVVDECLRTTHPDVYAAGDVASFFSPVLGKRLRVEHEDNANVMGKAAGLLMGGQGAPYRHLPYFYSDLFDLGYEAVGNLDPRLETVADWKDPYREGVVYYLQHGRVRGVLLWNVWDQVEAARALIAGPGPIRPEDLKGRLPLSR, from the coding sequence ATGCCGCACTATCAGTACGTGATTGTCGGAGGAGGGATGACGGCGGACGCCGCGATCGGCGGGATTCGCCAGGCCGATCCCTCGGGGACCATCGGGCTGATCGGCAGCGAGGCCCATCCGCCCTACAATCGGCCGCCCCTCTCCAAGGCCATGTGGAAGGGAAAATCGCTCGACAGCATTTGGCGCCGGACGGATCGTCAGGGCGTCGACCTCCACCTCGGCCGAACCGTCCGCAGCCTCGACGCGAAATCAAAGCGCGTCGGCGATGATCAGGGGACGATCTACACCTGGGACAAGTTGCTGCTGGCGACGGGGGGGGCGCCGCGCCGCCTTCCGTCGGGGGGCGGGGGCGTCATCTATTTCCGCACACTGGACGACTACACGCGTCTTCGGGCGTTGACCGAGCAGGCGCAGCGGTTCGCGGTCATCGGCAGCGGGTTCATCGGCTCCGAGATCGCCGCCGCCCTGGCCATGAACAAGAAGGACGTGGTGATGTTATTCCCGGGCGAAGGGATCGGCGGCCGCATGTTCCCGCGGGACCTCTCCGCCTTCCTCAACGACTACTATCGGCAGAAGGGGGTGGAACTGGGCGCCGGCGAGCGGGTGATGTCCCTGACCCCTTCGGGCGCCGGATACCGACTCGCGGCGCAGACCGGCCACGAATGGGTCGTGGAGGGTGTCGTGGCGGGGGTCGGAATCGCGCCGAACACCGACCTGGCCCGGGACTCGGGGCTGGAGGTCGACGACGGCATCGTGGTGGACGAGTGCCTCCGCACCACCCACCCCGACGTTTACGCCGCGGGGGACGTGGCCTCGTTTTTTAGTCCCGTGCTCGGGAAGCGTCTGCGCGTCGAGCACGAAGACAATGCCAACGTGATGGGGAAGGCCGCGGGTCTCCTGATGGGGGGGCAGGGCGCGCCGTACCGCCACCTCCCATATTTCTACTCCGACCTCTTCGATCTGGGGTACGAAGCGGTGGGGAACCTCGATCCCCGGCTGGAGACGGTCGCGGATTGGAAGGATCCCTACCGGGAGGGTGTGGTGTACTACCTCCAACACGGGCGGGTCCGCGGGGTGCTGCTCTGGAACGTTTGGGATCAGGTCGAGGCGGCCCGAGCGCTCATCGCCGGCCCTGGCCCGATCCGCCCCGAGGACCTCAAAGGGCGACTGCCCCTCTCGCGCTGA
- a CDS encoding MFS transporter, with protein MHSKTGALVAAILGSGIVSLDSSVVTVALPRIGQELPTKLFGVLEGQSYIYNGYSLALTALLILAGALNDFYGRRRVFALGVAGFGVTSVLSGLAPNMESLVAFRVLQGAAGAFLIPGSLALITATFSGEEQGRAFGIWAAASASISTLGPFVGGLLVDTTSWRMVFLINVPLVVLTLWVLRRYVQESRDNEAAGAFDVPGALVGALATGGLAVGAIYGQQREWRDPLAFAMLAVGGAAMLLFPFMMRRARHPLVPLQLFRSRNFTVTNLSTFVIYGALSVTFYYLTLFLQGTLGYTASAVGLAYIPEVCFLVFFSSRFGALASRYGPRWFMVVGPAVMAGGVLLLSRVSAQSQPWLFRPDTPATFLPPSAYLTDFLPGLVVFGVGLMVMVAPLTTALMTSVPARNSGVASAINNAISEVGPQLAGALIFVAITAGFYTQMAARVPGLDTSSPAVRRQISPLNPAPKGAAAEEVAAVRDASVAAFHLAMLVGAALLIGGAAINAVGIRPQAPSQPTAIISAPPHWRRFCIACRREDRIRRARSGGDPADARPTRQP; from the coding sequence ATGCATTCCAAGACCGGGGCCCTGGTCGCGGCGATTCTCGGTTCCGGGATTGTGTCGCTCGATTCGTCGGTGGTGACCGTGGCCTTGCCCCGGATCGGACAGGAACTGCCGACGAAACTCTTCGGGGTCCTGGAAGGGCAGTCGTACATTTACAATGGCTACTCGCTGGCGCTGACGGCGCTCTTGATCCTGGCGGGGGCCCTCAACGACTTCTACGGCCGCCGCCGGGTGTTCGCCCTGGGCGTCGCGGGGTTCGGGGTGACCTCGGTGCTCTCCGGTCTGGCGCCGAACATGGAGTCCCTCGTGGCCTTCCGCGTCCTTCAGGGTGCCGCGGGGGCGTTCTTGATTCCGGGGTCGCTCGCCCTCATCACCGCGACGTTCTCCGGGGAGGAGCAGGGCCGGGCGTTTGGGATCTGGGCGGCGGCTTCCGCCTCGATCAGCACGCTGGGTCCCTTCGTCGGCGGGCTGCTGGTCGACACGACCTCGTGGCGGATGGTGTTCCTGATCAACGTCCCGTTGGTCGTCCTGACGCTTTGGGTTCTGCGGCGGTACGTCCAGGAAAGCCGCGACAACGAGGCCGCCGGGGCGTTTGACGTGCCGGGGGCGCTCGTGGGGGCGCTGGCCACGGGGGGCCTCGCGGTCGGCGCGATCTACGGCCAGCAGCGGGAATGGCGTGATCCCCTGGCGTTTGCGATGCTGGCGGTGGGCGGCGCCGCGATGCTGCTCTTTCCGTTCATGATGCGGCGCGCTCGCCACCCGCTTGTGCCGCTTCAGCTCTTCCGATCGCGCAACTTCACCGTGACCAACCTGTCGACGTTCGTGATCTACGGAGCGCTGTCCGTGACCTTCTATTACCTGACGCTGTTCCTGCAGGGGACACTGGGGTACACCGCCTCAGCGGTCGGGCTGGCGTATATCCCGGAAGTCTGTTTCCTCGTGTTCTTCTCGTCGCGCTTCGGGGCTCTGGCGTCCCGATACGGTCCACGGTGGTTCATGGTCGTCGGGCCGGCCGTCATGGCGGGCGGCGTGCTGCTGCTCTCACGCGTCTCGGCCCAGAGTCAACCCTGGTTGTTTCGGCCCGACACCCCGGCGACATTCCTCCCCCCCAGCGCCTACCTCACCGATTTCCTCCCCGGGCTCGTCGTCTTCGGGGTGGGCCTCATGGTCATGGTGGCGCCGTTGACGACGGCCCTGATGACCTCCGTACCCGCACGCAACTCGGGGGTCGCTTCCGCGATCAACAACGCGATCTCAGAGGTCGGGCCGCAGCTGGCCGGGGCGCTCATCTTCGTCGCGATCACCGCGGGGTTCTATACGCAGATGGCCGCGCGGGTCCCGGGATTGGATACCTCGTCGCCCGCCGTGCGCCGGCAGATCTCTCCCCTCAACCCCGCGCCGAAGGGTGCCGCCGCCGAGGAGGTGGCCGCGGTTCGCGATGCATCGGTCGCCGCGTTTCACCTGGCGATGCTGGTCGGCGCCGCGCTGCTCATCGGCGGCGCCGCGATCAATGCGGTCGGCATCCGCCCCCAGGCGCCGTCCCAGCCGACCGCGATCATCTCCGCTCCCCCGCATTGGCGAAGGTTCTGCATCGCCTGCCGCCGGGAAGACCGGATCCGGCGCGCGAGGAGCGGGGGCGACCCCGCCGACGCGCGTCCCACACGACAGCCGTAA
- the ccsA gene encoding cytochrome c biogenesis protein CcsA encodes MTRSLDGLLAWGTFVTMLCALFGAFVFAQTEQVMGDIQRIFYVHLPLAWISFLAFGHACWAGVQYLRTGRGEWDAVGASAAEIGVLFSTLVIVTGSLWARPVWGAWWTWDPQLMTYLILWLIYVGYLMLRSAAGDDLRRARFAAVFAIVGFVDVPLVWFSARYLRALSPVIFSTHSIGLAPSMAWALLAGLVAWSLFYALLFRSRLRLGLLEAQVANLVDEGA; translated from the coding sequence ATGACCCGATCCCTCGACGGGCTCTTGGCGTGGGGAACCTTTGTCACCATGCTCTGCGCCTTGTTCGGAGCGTTCGTGTTCGCCCAAACCGAGCAGGTGATGGGAGACATCCAGCGCATCTTTTACGTGCACCTCCCGCTTGCCTGGATCAGCTTCCTGGCCTTTGGGCATGCCTGCTGGGCGGGGGTGCAGTATCTGCGGACCGGCCGCGGCGAATGGGACGCGGTCGGCGCGTCGGCGGCGGAGATCGGGGTGCTGTTCAGCACGTTGGTGATTGTGACCGGTTCGCTGTGGGCGCGCCCGGTGTGGGGGGCGTGGTGGACCTGGGATCCGCAACTGATGACCTACCTGATCCTCTGGCTGATTTACGTCGGGTACCTGATGCTGCGCAGCGCCGCGGGGGACGATCTCCGGCGGGCCCGCTTCGCCGCGGTCTTCGCGATCGTCGGGTTCGTCGACGTGCCGCTGGTGTGGTTCTCCGCGCGGTACCTGCGCGCGCTCTCCCCGGTGATCTTTTCCACGCACAGCATCGGCCTCGCGCCGTCGATGGCCTGGGCGTTGCTCGCGGGACTGGTGGCGTGGAGCCTCTTCTATGCGTTGCTGTTCCGGTCCCGGCTCCGCCTCGGGTTGCTGGAAGCGCAGGTGGCGAACCTCGTCGATGAGGGCGCCTGA
- a CDS encoding CcmD family protein encodes MRAPEMAYLFWAFAVVWIGIFLYLYGLVRRSRALEREVAELRARTRAGGPARPARPGGGGS; translated from the coding sequence ATGAGGGCGCCTGAGATGGCCTACCTCTTCTGGGCGTTTGCCGTCGTCTGGATCGGGATCTTCCTCTACCTCTACGGGCTGGTCCGGCGCAGCCGCGCGCTGGAGCGCGAGGTGGCGGAGTTGCGCGCGAGGACGCGGGCGGGCGGCCCGGCACGGCCGGCGCGCCCGGGCGGGGGCGGATCGTGA
- a CDS encoding cytochrome c maturation protein CcmE has product MGRTRPVVFVGGVVVIVLALAYLVYGGIQQGATYWVTVGELLSKDPSVPQDRVRLGGTVVPGSVTWDGSHQHLRFAVTDGAKSIPVRYSGIVPDIFREGRQVVVEGRLTSDGAFAATTLLAKCPTKYNPADPQGQVPR; this is encoded by the coding sequence ATGGGACGGACGCGCCCGGTTGTGTTCGTGGGCGGGGTGGTCGTCATCGTCCTGGCGTTGGCGTACCTCGTCTACGGCGGAATCCAGCAAGGCGCCACCTACTGGGTGACCGTCGGCGAGCTGCTGTCGAAAGATCCATCCGTCCCGCAGGACCGGGTCCGCCTGGGGGGAACGGTCGTCCCGGGATCGGTGACCTGGGACGGTTCCCACCAGCACCTGCGGTTCGCTGTGACCGACGGGGCGAAATCGATCCCGGTCCGCTACAGCGGGATCGTTCCCGACATCTTCCGCGAAGGCCGCCAGGTGGTCGTGGAGGGTCGCCTCACGTCGGATGGGGCGTTTGCCGCGACGACGCTGCTCGCGAAGTGCCCGACCAAGTACAACCCGGCCGATCCGCAGGGGCAGGTCCCGCGGTGA
- a CDS encoding heme lyase CcmF/NrfE family subunit, with amino-acid sequence MADLGRFSLLAAFVLALYALLAAALGGRARRPEIIQSAARALWAVAALEVVAAAVLALVLARRDYTFTYVVSHVSNAQALVYDLTSFWGGMEGSLLLWALILSAYTVLVVRAVGRDHPRLLPGVIGVCAGVAAFFLFMLTRVTSPFVTTPFPPADGRGMNPLLLNPWMAIHPPTLYLGFVGLTVPFAIVIASLLEGAVDEGGVLLARRWMMWAWYCLSMGLMFGAKWSYVVLGWGGYWAWDPVENAALMPWLVATAFLHSVMIQERRGMLKQWTVLLVVLAFGLSIFGTFLTRSGVLSSIHSFTQSPLGTYFLVFLAAVMLAAFGLVAWRWEALRSENTLDSALSRESVFLLNNAVFLATAFTVFLGTVFPVVSEVLTGRKINVGPPFFAHVVTPLALVLLLLMGVGPLIAWRRASPANLRQSFLTPGAVGVALGLGLLAAGMRVPGAVLTFTLCGFVAGTIGLEFARGIRVRRAHQGEGLVRAFLGLVLQNRRRYGGYTVHLGILLLFAGLTGSSVFSTQRLVTLHPGETVRIGEYRVRFDGLRQSTNGGALVITAGLRAFSGERDLGALEARRNLFLAGEDSTTDVALRSTLRDDLYVTLTGWTDKGDATLRLLVNPLVAWLWIGGLVISAGAAIAMLPERRAVRVVQPVLGGAWSPGDM; translated from the coding sequence GTGGCTGACCTCGGACGGTTCAGCCTTCTCGCCGCGTTCGTCCTGGCGTTGTACGCACTGCTGGCGGCGGCCCTGGGCGGTCGCGCGCGGCGGCCAGAGATCATCCAAAGCGCCGCGCGGGCGCTGTGGGCGGTTGCCGCGCTTGAGGTCGTCGCCGCCGCGGTGCTTGCTTTGGTTCTCGCCCGCCGCGACTACACGTTCACCTACGTGGTCTCCCACGTCAGCAACGCCCAGGCGCTCGTGTACGACCTCACCTCCTTCTGGGGGGGGATGGAAGGATCGTTGCTCCTGTGGGCGCTGATCCTGTCCGCCTACACGGTGTTGGTCGTCCGCGCCGTCGGACGCGATCATCCGCGGCTCCTCCCCGGGGTGATCGGCGTGTGCGCCGGCGTGGCCGCGTTTTTCCTGTTCATGCTCACACGCGTGACCTCGCCGTTTGTGACCACCCCGTTCCCGCCCGCGGACGGGCGGGGCATGAACCCCTTGCTCCTCAATCCGTGGATGGCGATTCACCCGCCCACCTTGTACCTGGGGTTTGTCGGCCTCACCGTCCCCTTTGCTATTGTCATCGCCAGCCTGCTCGAGGGCGCGGTCGACGAGGGCGGCGTGCTCCTCGCGCGCCGCTGGATGATGTGGGCGTGGTACTGCCTGAGCATGGGGTTGATGTTCGGGGCGAAGTGGTCGTACGTGGTCTTGGGATGGGGCGGGTACTGGGCGTGGGACCCGGTCGAGAACGCGGCGTTGATGCCGTGGCTGGTGGCGACGGCGTTTCTGCACTCCGTCATGATTCAGGAACGGCGGGGGATGCTCAAGCAGTGGACGGTGCTGCTCGTGGTGTTGGCCTTTGGGCTCTCGATCTTCGGCACCTTCCTCACCCGGAGCGGGGTGCTGAGCAGCATCCACTCCTTTACGCAGTCGCCCCTGGGCACGTATTTCCTGGTGTTCCTCGCCGCCGTCATGTTGGCCGCCTTCGGGCTGGTCGCCTGGCGGTGGGAAGCGCTCCGCAGCGAGAACACACTGGACTCCGCGCTGTCTCGGGAGAGCGTGTTCCTGTTGAACAACGCGGTGTTCTTGGCCACGGCCTTCACCGTGTTCCTCGGCACGGTGTTCCCGGTGGTGTCCGAGGTGCTCACCGGCCGAAAGATCAACGTCGGCCCCCCGTTCTTCGCGCATGTCGTGACGCCGCTCGCGCTGGTCCTCCTGCTCCTGATGGGGGTGGGCCCGCTCATCGCGTGGCGGCGCGCCTCGCCGGCTAACCTTCGCCAGAGCTTCCTGACGCCGGGAGCCGTCGGGGTGGCGCTGGGGCTCGGCCTGCTGGCCGCCGGAATGCGCGTGCCCGGCGCGGTGCTCACGTTCACGCTGTGCGGCTTCGTTGCCGGCACGATCGGCCTTGAGTTCGCCCGGGGGATCCGCGTCCGCCGCGCGCATCAAGGGGAGGGGCTGGTCCGGGCGTTCCTCGGCCTCGTCCTGCAAAACCGGCGTCGGTACGGGGGGTACACCGTGCACCTCGGGATCCTGCTGTTGTTCGCCGGCCTCACCGGATCTTCGGTCTTCAGCACCCAGCGCCTGGTGACGCTCCACCCGGGCGAGACGGTTCGGATCGGCGAGTACCGGGTGCGGTTTGACGGCCTCCGGCAGTCGACCAATGGCGGCGCGCTCGTCATCACGGCGGGACTGCGCGCGTTTTCTGGCGAGCGGGATCTCGGCGCCCTCGAGGCCCGCCGCAACCTCTTCTTGGCCGGCGAGGATTCGACCACCGATGTGGCGCTGCGGAGTACCCTGCGTGATGATTTGTACGTGACCCTGACGGGCTGGACCGACAAGGGGGACGCCACGCTTCGCCTTTTGGTCAACCCCCTGGTCGCGTGGCTGTGGATCGGGGGTCTGGTGATCTCCGCCGGGGCGGCGATCGCCATGCTCCCCGAGCGGCGGGCGGTCAGGGTCGTGCAACCCGTTCTGGGCGGGGCGTGGAGCCCCGGAGACATGTGA
- a CDS encoding carboxypeptidase-like regulatory domain-containing protein — MPLPSGAAVEGEIRGQVMVRTAPVHPIGHQAVGLAIVERAVSSERRAVTDAAGAFRFAGLPVGGIRVFVLQTDYAGVRYTSDRIVLSPSAPARTVDLAVYASSPDRSMLRAPLALAVVDVARGALRVSVVQRLENPTDRTLVGTPQDPLNFPLPPHAQSVSFLAGWRDPQIANGRITDAVPLLPGHREVAYAYGLEPHSAQIEVPWTFPYGAQDVEVLVTDAGVRAAADGLTARGSVQGPHGRFLRLSGGSIAQGRQIVLRLQRVPLDRDPWPGAAAVGLAAILAGGLALSWRRPAGASA, encoded by the coding sequence ATGCCGCTCCCGTCGGGTGCCGCGGTCGAAGGCGAGATTCGTGGGCAGGTGATGGTGCGGACCGCGCCGGTCCACCCGATCGGGCATCAGGCCGTCGGGCTCGCCATCGTGGAGCGTGCGGTGTCATCCGAGCGTCGAGCGGTGACCGACGCCGCGGGGGCATTCCGCTTCGCCGGCCTCCCGGTCGGTGGCATTCGCGTCTTCGTGCTGCAGACAGATTATGCGGGGGTGCGCTACACCAGCGACCGGATCGTGCTCTCGCCGAGCGCCCCGGCCCGCACCGTGGATCTGGCCGTGTACGCATCCTCGCCGGACCGCTCGATGCTGCGCGCACCGCTCGCGCTGGCCGTGGTCGACGTGGCGCGCGGGGCACTCCGGGTGAGCGTCGTTCAGCGGCTGGAGAATCCGACGGATCGGACGCTCGTCGGTACGCCGCAGGACCCGCTCAATTTCCCGTTGCCCCCGCACGCGCAGTCGGTGAGCTTTCTCGCCGGATGGAGGGACCCGCAGATCGCCAACGGCCGGATCACCGATGCGGTTCCGCTGCTGCCTGGACACCGCGAGGTCGCCTACGCATACGGGCTCGAACCGCACAGCGCTCAGATTGAGGTGCCGTGGACCTTCCCGTACGGCGCCCAGGACGTGGAGGTCCTGGTGACCGATGCCGGGGTCCGCGCGGCCGCAGACGGGCTCACCGCTCGCGGCTCCGTCCAGGGGCCGCACGGGCGCTTCCTGCGATTGAGCGGCGGCTCGATCGCCCAGGGACGGCAGATCGTGCTCCGGCTGCAACGTGTGCCGCTCGACCGCGATCCATGGCCGGGGGCCGCGGCCGTCGGCCTTGCCGCGATCCTGGCCGGTGGGTTGGCGCTGTCGTGGCGCCGTCCGGCTGGGGCGTCCGCCTGA
- a CDS encoding c-type cytochrome: protein MEDSIGMRLRNFEAGPGALLVLIASVALAGCQPSVNVSDAKVDRRLPPPQSVEIPLVTDENEQPIVPDAVKGKQVFEANCAVCHGMSGTGNGPMSKSLVAPDIDVLTAFLGLFGITLHRTPLPSHPADFTNRDLENVISPAILFETVTEGRPHTAMPAFGPEASFGANKAQTLKNEERWDANAYEMTFRTNPAELSAAKALYDQQCAVCHGENGDGKAPRGSEMAAELWSWSRGEGPGIFTDLNYIVQRNPSELTNAILDGQGFGLMPGYRGKLTTGQINGLVDYIYSFFYKHPPIK from the coding sequence ATGGAGGACAGCATCGGCATGCGGTTGCGGAATTTCGAGGCCGGGCCTGGAGCGCTGCTGGTACTGATCGCCTCGGTCGCCCTCGCCGGATGTCAGCCCTCGGTGAATGTCTCGGATGCCAAGGTCGACCGGCGGCTGCCGCCCCCGCAGTCGGTCGAGATCCCGTTGGTCACCGACGAGAACGAACAGCCGATTGTCCCGGACGCGGTCAAGGGGAAGCAGGTCTTCGAAGCGAACTGTGCGGTCTGCCACGGGATGAGCGGAACGGGAAACGGCCCGATGTCAAAGTCGCTCGTCGCCCCGGACATCGACGTCCTCACCGCGTTCCTGGGCTTGTTTGGGATCACCCTGCACCGCACGCCCCTCCCCAGTCACCCCGCCGACTTCACCAATCGAGATCTGGAGAACGTCATCTCGCCGGCGATCCTGTTTGAGACCGTCACCGAGGGGCGGCCGCATACGGCGATGCCGGCGTTTGGCCCGGAGGCGTCCTTTGGGGCGAACAAGGCGCAGACCCTCAAGAACGAAGAGCGGTGGGATGCCAACGCGTACGAGATGACGTTCCGCACCAACCCGGCGGAACTGAGCGCGGCGAAGGCGTTATACGATCAGCAGTGCGCGGTGTGCCACGGGGAGAACGGCGACGGCAAAGCCCCGCGCGGCTCAGAGATGGCGGCCGAGCTGTGGTCGTGGTCCCGCGGGGAAGGACCGGGGATCTTCACCGACCTCAACTACATTGTGCAGCGGAACCCGAGCGAGCTCACCAACGCCATCCTGGACGGGCAGGGGTTTGGGCTGATGCCCGGCTATCGGGGGAAGCTCACGACGGGGCAAATCAACGGGCTGGTGGACTACATCTACTCGTTCTTCTACAAGCACCCGCCGATCAAGTAG